The following are encoded together in the Phragmites australis chromosome 19, lpPhrAust1.1, whole genome shotgun sequence genome:
- the LOC133899963 gene encoding uncharacterized protein LOC133899963 gives MRTTCSMECRGKLEPLLRANAALRVLAPGRSRQSSGNRRGIHFAPGPASSEDDEQERAPPPRRWYRAAYARLLRHAGSLRGIGLAGGPPRHAATGSLITYPYAAALAAHFDALAREFVSAAAVASRHPPLKLKETSLSSLTRVCDVLGVSAQRRKIVRLTVCPQVTQHHIWRGALEEVLGDLKTDMASLERPSPATQMAEQIASACIRFLSDTADAATSSTPSWMRPTPFKKPAGAPPPAKTWQEVLDMFTDVAKSLETDPRLAGHAQKIEAMKEGLYQIRDIVIERDISFKEARRQDCLVQRKLSKSLGHSSRCLYTLLLFYLYGTVRDIEVHVGICISGKGSRNVTVHAAKFLTDGDELAVRSGVKQLSRALGVFRFVWEAANTDCDATNDNGKDVTVKKKNGEDAKGVLELQGHLWGFGVEEKAVTYRGHVFHVHQIQLP, from the coding sequence ATGAGGACAACCTGTTCGATGGAATGCCGCGGCAAGCTGGAGCCCTTGCTGCGCGCCAATGCGGCGCTCCGCGTGCTCGCGCCGGGCCGCAGTAGGCAGAGTAGTGGCAACCGCCGCGGAATCCACTTCGCACCTGGTCCAGCCTCGTCGGAGGATGACGAGCAGGAGcgcgctccgccgccgcggcgctggTACCGCGCCGCCTATGCCCGGCTCCTCCGGCACGCGGGTTCACTCCGGGGCATCGGTCTCGCGGGCGGGCCCCCACGGCACGCCGCGACGGGATCCCTCATCACCTACCCGTACGCCGCCGCCCTGGCGGCGCACTTTGACGCGCTCGCGCGCGAGTtcgtctccgccgccgctgTCGCGAGCCGCCACCCACCGCTGAAGCTGAAGGAGACGTCGCTGAGCTCTCTGACGCGGGTCTGCGACGTGCTCGGCGTGTCGGCGCAGCGGAGGAAGATCGTGCGGCTCACCGTCTGCCCGCAGGTAACGCAGCACCACATCTGGCGTGGCgcgctcgaggaggtgctcggggATCTAAAGACCGACATGGCGTCGCTGGAGCGCCCGTCTCCGGCGACCCAGATGGCCGAGCAGATCGCGTCGGCCTGCATCCGCTTCCTATCAGACACCGCCGACGCGGCGACGTCCTCGACGCCATCCTGGATGCGCCCGACGCCGTTCAAGAAGCCCGCGGGGGCGCCGCCTCCGGCCAAGACATGGCAAGAAGTGCTGGACATGTTCACTGACGTCGCGAAGAGCCTGGAAACCGACCCGCGGCTAGCCGGGCACGCGCAGAAGATCGAAGCCATGAAGGAGGGGCTATACCAGATACGCGACATTGTAATCGAGAGGGATATCAGCTTCAAGGAGGCGCGCCGGCAGGACTGCCTGGTGCAGAGGAAGCTGTCCAAGAGCCTGGGGCACTCCTCCAGGTGCCTGTACACGCTGCTGCTCTTCTACCTCTACGGCACCGTCCGGGACATCGAGGTGCATGTCGGCATCTGCATTTCTGGCAAAGGAAGCAGGAATGTCACCGTTCACGCCGCGAAGTTCCTGACCGACGGCGATGAATTGGCGGTCAGGAGCGGCGTCAAGCAGCTGAGCCGCGCTCTCGGTGTCTTCCGGTTCGTCTGGGAGGCAGCAAACACTGACTGTGATGCTACCAATGACAACGGCAAGGATGTCACCGTTAAGAAAAAGAATGGCGAGGATGCAAAGGGTGTGCTGGAGCTGCAAGGGCATCTCTGGGGCTTTGGTGTTGAAGAGAAGGCAGTGACATACAGAGGGCATGTGTTCCATGTGCACCAGATCCAACTGCCCTGA